The Terriglobia bacterium genome contains a region encoding:
- a CDS encoding amidohydrolase — MALTTVSALSTGCGSTPKPADLVLLHGNVVTLDPARPRAQALATRGDTIAAVGSDHEIGKLIGPKTRVIDLQGRLTIPGFIEGHAHFVSLGQSKRILDLHTARNWDEIVARVEAAARTAPPGAWILGRGWHQEKWVSRPSPSVSGYPVRDALDRVAAGHPVRLRHASGHASIVNALALERAGIGPETPDPPGGTILKGRSGRPTGVLIEAADDAVQRAVDADRARLPAAEVDAELRHDVELATDECLSKGITTFHDAGEDLKTVDGFRNMAVAGELRIRLYVMLSDGDDVIAPRLAEGPLLELGRRHLTVRAIKRYMDGALGSHGAWMLAPYADLPGDRGLPAQPVERLEATARLAAEHGFQLCVHAIGDRGNHEVLDVYERTFRAFPALKDARFRVEHAQHLDPADIPRFAHLGVIAAMQGIHCTSDGPWVVERIGEDRARTGAYAWRRLLDSGAVVVNGTDAPVEDVDPIACFHASVTRKMKDGAAFFAEQRMTREEALRSYTASGAYAGFEEGIKGTLTPGKLADVVVLSRDILAVTDDEVLEARVLWTIVGGGIAFRAEEAR, encoded by the coding sequence ATGGCTTTGACGACTGTCTCGGCGCTCTCGACCGGCTGCGGCTCCACCCCCAAGCCCGCGGACCTAGTCCTCCTCCACGGCAACGTGGTCACGCTGGACCCCGCGCGACCGCGCGCGCAGGCGCTCGCGACAAGGGGGGACACGATCGCGGCGGTCGGGTCGGACCACGAGATCGGGAAGCTCATCGGCCCCAAGACCAGGGTGATCGACCTCCAGGGGCGCCTTACGATCCCGGGGTTCATCGAGGGACACGCCCACTTCGTGAGCCTCGGCCAATCGAAGCGGATCCTCGACCTCCACACCGCCAGGAACTGGGACGAGATCGTGGCGCGAGTCGAGGCCGCGGCGCGGACCGCCCCACCGGGAGCGTGGATCCTCGGACGAGGCTGGCACCAGGAGAAGTGGGTCTCCCGTCCCTCGCCCTCCGTCTCGGGCTACCCGGTTCGCGACGCTCTGGACCGGGTGGCGGCGGGGCACCCGGTTCGTCTCCGCCACGCCAGCGGCCACGCGTCCATCGTCAACGCGCTCGCTCTCGAGCGCGCCGGGATCGGCCCCGAAACACCGGACCCGCCGGGAGGGACGATCCTGAAGGGCCGGTCGGGCCGGCCCACCGGGGTGCTGATCGAGGCGGCGGACGACGCGGTCCAGCGCGCGGTCGACGCGGATCGCGCGCGGCTGCCGGCCGCCGAGGTGGACGCCGAGCTGCGGCACGACGTGGAACTGGCCACCGACGAGTGCCTCTCGAAAGGGATCACGACGTTCCACGACGCGGGCGAGGATCTCAAGACCGTGGACGGTTTTCGGAACATGGCGGTGGCAGGAGAGCTCAGGATCCGGCTGTACGTCATGCTGTCCGACGGCGACGACGTCATCGCGCCTCGTCTCGCGGAGGGGCCGCTCCTCGAGCTCGGCCGCCGGCACCTCACGGTCCGCGCGATCAAGCGGTACATGGATGGCGCCCTCGGCTCCCACGGTGCGTGGATGCTCGCTCCTTACGCCGATCTTCCGGGAGACCGCGGCTTGCCGGCGCAGCCCGTCGAGCGCCTCGAGGCGACGGCCCGTCTCGCCGCGGAGCACGGCTTCCAGCTCTGCGTCCACGCCATCGGGGACCGCGGGAACCACGAGGTGCTCGACGTCTACGAGCGGACGTTCCGGGCGTTCCCCGCCCTCAAGGACGCCCGCTTCAGGGTGGAGCACGCGCAGCACCTCGACCCCGCCGACATTCCCCGATTCGCGCACCTCGGCGTGATCGCCGCGATGCAGGGGATTCACTGCACCTCCGACGGGCCCTGGGTCGTCGAGCGGATCGGCGAGGATCGGGCGCGGACCGGCGCGTACGCCTGGCGCCGCCTCCTCGATTCCGGCGCCGTCGTCGTCAACGGCACCGACGCGCCCGTGGAGGACGTCGATCCGATCGCGTGCTTCCACGCCTCGGTGACCCGGAAGATGAAGGACGGCGCCGCGTTCTTCGCGGAGCAGAGGATGACCCGCGAAGAAGCGCTTCGATCCTACACGGCGAGCGGCGCATATGCCGGGTTCGAGGAAGGGATCAAGGGGACGCTGACGCCGGGCAAGCTCGCCGACGTCGTGGTCCTCTCCCGGGACATCCTGGCCGTGACGGACGACGAGGTCCTCGAGGCGCGGGTGCTCTGGACGATCGTGGGGGGCGGGATCGCCTTCCGCGCCGAGGAGGCGCGCTGA
- a CDS encoding DDE-type integrase/transposase/recombinase: MEADPSGRRFQCCRFPLPKRWRRCVRSAAVHAVSMANVVFAITRSHAENHFNARVRLHAENDRLRCEIALLREELRIKDHRMEQIPPQRRPHYPPTERLAVLELRAARGWSLAQTARRLLVTPLTVATWNRRLDEEGPHALVQVREPVNRFPDFVGYLVRRLRVLLPSMGTRRNARVLARAGLHLGATTVRRMLHPPDRQRPSAERVPPFRAVTSKRPDHVWHADLTTVPTSLGFWVSWMPLAFPQRWPFCWWVAVAVDHFSRRVAGVAVFKGPPTAAAVMKFLDRTLKKKGSTPRHLITDQGVQFLAAEFRAWCRRRGIAQRFGAIGKYGSLAVIERFIRTMKTECTRRLHVVPYRPAAIRRELALYVDWYNAERPHSRLAGRTPDEIYFGKFPISWRPRFEPRTRWPRRSPCAMPHALVRGRPGTVVELDVAYRAGRRHLPIISLKRAA; the protein is encoded by the coding sequence ATGGAAGCAGACCCGTCGGGCCGTCGGTTCCAGTGCTGTCGGTTCCCGCTGCCGAAACGCTGGCGCCGGTGCGTCCGCTCCGCGGCAGTCCACGCCGTCTCGATGGCGAACGTCGTCTTCGCCATCACGCGCAGCCACGCCGAGAATCATTTCAACGCCCGGGTGCGGCTCCACGCCGAGAATGACCGCCTCCGATGCGAGATCGCCCTGCTTCGAGAGGAGCTGCGAATCAAGGACCATCGAATGGAGCAGATCCCGCCCCAGCGCCGTCCACACTACCCGCCGACCGAGCGGCTCGCGGTCCTCGAACTGCGCGCCGCCCGTGGTTGGTCTCTCGCCCAGACTGCTCGACGCCTTCTCGTCACCCCGCTCACCGTCGCGACCTGGAACAGGCGGCTCGACGAGGAGGGCCCGCACGCGCTCGTTCAGGTGCGCGAACCCGTCAATCGATTCCCGGACTTCGTCGGATACCTCGTGCGGCGCCTTCGCGTCCTTCTCCCTTCGATGGGAACGCGTCGGAACGCCCGGGTCCTCGCCCGCGCCGGTCTCCATCTCGGAGCGACCACCGTACGCCGGATGCTCCATCCACCCGATCGTCAGAGACCCTCTGCCGAGCGTGTTCCGCCATTTCGCGCCGTGACGTCGAAGCGACCGGATCATGTGTGGCACGCGGACCTCACGACCGTGCCGACCTCCCTCGGCTTCTGGGTCTCGTGGATGCCTCTTGCCTTCCCACAGCGCTGGCCGTTCTGCTGGTGGGTCGCCGTGGCCGTCGACCACTTCTCCCGGCGCGTGGCAGGAGTCGCCGTCTTCAAAGGCCCGCCAACGGCCGCCGCCGTCATGAAGTTCCTCGACCGCACCCTTAAGAAGAAAGGCTCCACACCGCGCCACCTCATCACCGACCAGGGCGTGCAGTTCCTCGCCGCCGAGTTCCGGGCGTGGTGCCGGCGGCGCGGAATCGCCCAGCGTTTCGGCGCCATTGGGAAGTACGGCAGCCTTGCGGTGATCGAGCGGTTCATCCGGACGATGAAGACGGAGTGCACCCGCCGACTTCACGTCGTCCCGTACCGGCCGGCGGCGATCCGGCGCGAACTGGCACTGTACGTGGACTGGTACAATGCGGAGCGGCCGCACTCCCGATTGGCCGGCAGAACTCCCGACGAGATCTACTTCGGGAAGTTCCCGATCTCCTGGCGACCACGCTTCGAACCGCGAACGCGCTGGCCGCGACGATCGCCGTGCGCGATGCCTCACGCGTTGGTACGAGGGCGGCCTGGAACCGTCGTCGAACTCGACGTCGCGTATCGCGCCGGTCGCCGGCATCTCCCGATCATCTCGCTGAAGCGAGCCGCGTAA
- a CDS encoding energy transducer TonB, which produces MQRVRLLSVGGAFFALLLGAPVADAADRAAASLPPVALHREAPSIPPEAAGSGAAPAVTVRVRIDGRGRPSSVETLRIDPSGPFDDAFLRATREAIAKWRFAPALRNGRAAEATLEWTVQFKALSAEPGAPLDRALRDRHRRRVAADPGADRGAARGRLRHPIAHVPRRDPGGGGPGSHPHVRVREARVVRRLRHGRPPLPRLGRRRVLRSGGAAGVPP; this is translated from the coding sequence ATGCAACGCGTGAGACTCCTTTCGGTCGGCGGAGCCTTCTTCGCCCTCCTGCTCGGCGCGCCGGTCGCGGACGCCGCGGACCGCGCGGCGGCGAGCCTCCCCCCCGTGGCGCTGCACCGGGAGGCGCCGTCGATTCCTCCGGAGGCCGCCGGCTCGGGCGCGGCGCCGGCGGTCACGGTGCGCGTGAGGATCGACGGGAGGGGCCGACCGTCGTCGGTGGAGACGCTCCGCATCGATCCGTCGGGGCCGTTCGACGACGCGTTCCTGAGGGCGACGCGGGAGGCGATCGCGAAATGGCGATTCGCCCCGGCGCTCCGGAACGGCCGCGCCGCCGAGGCGACCCTCGAATGGACGGTCCAGTTCAAGGCGCTGTCCGCCGAGCCCGGCGCGCCTCTCGACCGAGCACTTCGAGATCGTCACCGACGCCGCGTCGCCGCGGATCCCGGCGCGGATCGGGGCGCAGCTCGAGGGCGCCTACGCCACCCTATCGCGCATGTTCCACGACGCGATCCCGGAGGAGGCGGCCCCGGATCGCATCCTCACGTTCGTGTTCGCGAGGCACGCGTCGTTCGGCGCCTTCGCCACGGAAGACCCCCGCTCCCCCGGCTCGGGCGGCGGCGGGTTCTACGATCCGGCGGGGCTGCTGGCGTTCCACCTTGA
- a CDS encoding ribbon-helix-helix domain-containing protein produces MYIHYMVRTQLYLDAAIHARLSALARKQGRSLSELVRDALARAYGPGGADDRLATLRAIEGLWKDRTDLGDTAGYVRRLRRDTRRARRRRP; encoded by the coding sequence ATGTATATACATTACATGGTCCGAACGCAGCTCTACCTGGACGCGGCGATCCACGCGAGGCTGTCCGCCCTCGCGCGGAAACAGGGTAGGTCCCTCTCGGAGCTGGTCCGAGACGCCCTGGCGCGCGCTTACGGCCCTGGCGGCGCCGATGATCGGCTCGCCACCCTCCGAGCCATCGAGGGACTATGGAAGGACCGCACAGATCTGGGCGACACCGCAGGGTACGTGAGGCGGCTAAGGCGGGATACGCGCCGAGCCCGGCGGCGCCGTCCGTAG
- a CDS encoding helix-turn-helix domain-containing protein, with the protein MTCEECGGPTTTVRENFHYTASGLPNVTLVGVLVARCPKCGAFEVEIPRIEELHRTIAGAVVTKPAPLTPAEIRFLRKWLGWSGVDFAAHMGVTPETVSRWENSNLGIGAAADRLLRLMIVNQVPVQDYSLEMLKAIDEESAVLFRLGVEADEKGWHAVAA; encoded by the coding sequence ATGACCTGCGAGGAGTGCGGCGGGCCGACGACGACGGTGCGGGAGAACTTCCATTACACCGCCTCCGGACTTCCGAACGTGACGCTCGTCGGAGTCCTGGTGGCGCGGTGTCCGAAGTGCGGCGCGTTCGAAGTGGAGATCCCTCGAATCGAGGAGCTCCACCGCACGATCGCCGGGGCGGTCGTCACGAAGCCGGCACCGCTGACGCCCGCGGAGATTCGATTCCTGCGGAAGTGGTTGGGCTGGTCCGGCGTCGATTTCGCGGCTCACATGGGCGTGACGCCCGAAACCGTGTCTCGCTGGGAGAACAGCAACCTGGGGATCGGCGCCGCCGCAGATCGGCTCCTCCGGCTCATGATCGTCAATCAGGTTCCGGTCCAGGACTACTCGCTCGAGATGCTGAAGGCGATCGACGAGGAATCTGCCGTTCTGTTCCGGCTGGGCGTCGAGGCGGACGAGAAGGGTTGGCACGCCGTCGCGGCGTGA
- a CDS encoding PIN domain-containing protein, with translation MIEVLRGKAVIVGKLRALEAAGVPTYCSAVTWSEILAGIRRGEEALTEAFLAARGDVVIDAKAGRRAGGYLARYSRSHGVEIADALVAAAAATTGLNLWTLNRRHYPMPDVVFFEP, from the coding sequence GTGATCGAGGTGCTCCGCGGCAAGGCGGTGATCGTGGGGAAGCTCCGTGCGCTGGAAGCCGCCGGCGTCCCCACCTATTGCTCTGCCGTCACGTGGTCCGAGATCCTCGCCGGGATCCGGCGGGGGGAGGAAGCGCTCACGGAAGCGTTCCTCGCCGCGAGGGGCGACGTCGTGATCGACGCCAAGGCGGGGCGCCGCGCGGGCGGCTACCTCGCGCGCTATTCGCGGTCCCACGGCGTCGAGATCGCGGACGCGCTCGTCGCCGCCGCGGCGGCCACGACGGGCCTCAATCTGTGGACGCTCAACCGGCGGCACTACCCGATGCCGGATGTGGTTTTCTTTGAGCCCTGA
- a CDS encoding tetratricopeptide repeat protein produces MRLGPGFLAAALLVPAAAAPGGLPAAGCVRVLREARIAAGQGNAAKELTLIRRAAKDYPNEILPALALLEFPDRTMLDAGEIGGARAAVLTRLKAPGGLLPTSALLRVAEDPAASPADRAALRGALEARLARTPADPDLLEALASVLARLPDREAELLVLARLDAARPSASTELKRARLAEELGRREDALAIYRGIESRYGGSPVLREAIGRSLAALRKLDEAKQATVALEADPAGKEAAGRVSVARAWVLWDDGKDLDAEAAFREAVREDPGNDEAADALRTLFATPDERVALAASETERLDRVRDPAALFEAGATLLLSGNAPAAVGVLARAVEASPALEIAWFDLGVAALRLDRWEEAREAFERAGALKPDRPETFLYLGEALLKLQRFGEAVAPLRRALALRPALSEAHASLSDCYRSLGEPDQADRELRLAGPGR; encoded by the coding sequence ATGCGCCTCGGACCGGGGTTCCTCGCTGCCGCCCTCCTGGTGCCCGCCGCGGCCGCGCCCGGCGGGCTGCCCGCGGCGGGGTGCGTGCGGGTGCTGCGCGAGGCGCGGATCGCCGCGGGGCAGGGGAACGCGGCGAAGGAGCTCACTCTGATTCGCCGGGCCGCGAAGGACTATCCGAACGAGATCCTGCCGGCGCTGGCCCTCCTGGAATTCCCGGACCGGACGATGCTCGATGCCGGCGAGATCGGCGGCGCTCGCGCCGCCGTCCTCACGCGGCTCAAGGCCCCCGGAGGGCTCCTACCGACCTCCGCCCTGCTCCGCGTCGCGGAAGACCCCGCCGCGTCTCCCGCCGACCGCGCGGCGCTGCGGGGCGCCCTCGAGGCGCGCCTGGCCCGGACCCCCGCCGACCCCGACCTTCTCGAAGCGCTGGCCTCCGTCCTGGCGAGGCTTCCCGACCGGGAGGCGGAGCTTCTGGTCCTCGCGCGCCTCGACGCGGCTCGCCCCTCGGCGTCCACCGAATTGAAGCGGGCGCGGCTCGCGGAGGAGCTCGGACGCCGCGAGGACGCGCTCGCGATCTACCGAGGGATCGAGTCGCGCTACGGGGGCTCCCCCGTCCTCAGAGAGGCCATCGGGAGGTCGCTGGCCGCGCTCCGAAAGCTCGACGAAGCGAAGCAGGCAACCGTCGCGCTCGAAGCGGACCCCGCGGGCAAGGAGGCCGCGGGCCGGGTCTCGGTCGCCCGCGCGTGGGTGCTCTGGGACGACGGGAAGGACCTCGACGCGGAGGCTGCGTTTCGCGAAGCGGTGCGCGAGGATCCCGGCAACGACGAGGCCGCGGATGCGCTCAGGACCCTCTTCGCGACCCCCGACGAGCGGGTGGCGCTCGCGGCCTCGGAGACCGAGCGTCTCGACCGCGTCCGCGATCCCGCCGCTCTCTTCGAAGCGGGAGCGACGCTGCTCCTCTCCGGCAACGCCCCCGCGGCCGTGGGCGTGCTGGCCCGGGCGGTCGAGGCGTCGCCTGCTCTGGAGATCGCCTGGTTCGACCTCGGCGTGGCCGCGCTCCGCCTCGATCGCTGGGAGGAGGCGAGGGAGGCCTTCGAGCGGGCGGGAGCCCTCAAGCCCGATCGACCGGAGACCTTTCTGTACCTGGGCGAGGCGCTGCTGAAGCTCCAGCGGTTCGGGGAAGCCGTGGCGCCGCTCCGCCGCGCGCTCGCGTTGCGCCCCGCGCTGTCGGAAGCGCACGCCTCGCTCTCCGACTGCTACCGAAGCCTCGGCGAGCCGGACCAGGCGGACCGCGAGTTGCGGCTCGCCGGGCCCGGGCGGTGA
- a CDS encoding zf-TFIIB domain-containing protein — protein sequence MKRDCPSCRIPLTETSLGSVRIDECPKCNGIWFQDEELRLAKDKEDHDLIWLDFEIWRHADRFRVGTRKLECPDCHSSLVQVHYGDTPITADYCTLCRGVWLDKGEFEKIIRALEEEINSMSAREYLSASLQEAKEIFTGSESLLSEWRDLRAVLKLFQLRFFIEHQGLTSLFTHLPSVG from the coding sequence ATGAAGCGAGATTGCCCAAGCTGCCGTATTCCACTGACGGAGACTTCCCTCGGCTCCGTCCGCATCGACGAATGCCCTAAATGCAATGGCATCTGGTTCCAAGACGAAGAACTCCGACTCGCAAAAGACAAAGAAGATCATGACCTCATTTGGCTGGACTTCGAGATTTGGCGGCACGCCGATCGGTTCCGAGTTGGCACCCGAAAGCTCGAATGCCCAGATTGTCACTCCAGCCTCGTTCAGGTCCACTACGGCGATACCCCAATCACCGCCGACTACTGCACCTTGTGTCGAGGCGTGTGGCTTGACAAAGGCGAGTTTGAGAAGATCATCCGCGCCCTCGAGGAAGAGATCAACTCGATGAGTGCGAGAGAGTACTTGAGCGCCAGTCTTCAAGAAGCCAAGGAAATCTTCACGGGATCGGAGTCTCTGCTGTCAGAGTGGCGAGACCTGAGAGCCGTCCTGAAGTTGTTCCAACTTCGCTTTTTCATCGAGCATCAGGGCCTCACGAGCCTATTCACACACTTGCCTTCAGTAGGGTGA